AATCCAAGAAGGAACCTCTTAGCACGCCAGGGTCTCAGCCCGCCCCTAACCTGCGCAGCACTGCGAGGAGTCGCGGAGGAGGTGTGAACGCCGAGGTGCCATGACCGCGTCCCGCTGGAGGCCCCCGCACCAGGAATTCGGTGCCCCGCGCCCCGCTCCGAcgcctcccctccctcctgcgGCTCCGCCCCCTCCCCTGGCCGCAGCCCGGCGGGCTAACCCTGGAGGGGGCGGCCCCAGCCGGGAGCTGGGCCGGGCCGAGCTGCGGTGCCGCGTCCGGCGGCCGTCCGTCTCCAGCCGCGGAGCCCGTCGGAGGGCTGCCGAGCCCCCTTCCCGACACCAGGCACCCTCGGGCCTCCCGAGCCCCGCCTCGCTCCCGCAACGGCGCTGGTGAGTCTCGCTCCCCGCACCAAACTTTTCCGCTGCCGAGTTGGAGCACGCTCCGGGTCGTCGCTGGTGTGCTGGGGGGACGGAGGCGAGGCGAAGGACGGGGACAGCCTCTAATTGCCCACGACTCCCCAAAGCGGGCCGCGTCGCCCGTTTCGCGCGCTGGCAGGACCTTGATTCTGGAGTCAGACTCCAGGGACGGAGAGCGAGGACCTTCGCGCCCACGGCGCTGCCCTCCCCGCGGCTCTGCGCCCGGCGGTTCCCAGACCTTCCTGCATCCTTCCAGTGCCCGTGGCTCCCCGGATGCTCGTTCCCCCCAGCTCGGGCGTGGCAGAGCCCTCCCCTGGCACTTCGGCCGCCTCCTCGGGTACCCTCGAGGACCCCGCGGTCGTGGCGCAGGGCACTCCCTCCCGCTCTACGGCGGTGCCAAGCGGCCGAAGACGTGCGGGGGCCGGGGCGCTGCGGAAGGAGGGGCCGCGCCGGCTCGTCCGAAGCCGGGCGGGCGGGGCTGGGAAGGGGAGGTGTAGGGGCCGGACGGGGCGGAGCGGGCGGCAGTTGCGGCCAGCGCCGGGTGGGGAGTTGTGCGCCGGTCCCTGGGCCTGAGCTCGGGCCCGGGCTGGGCGCCTGCGATGTCTCAAGATGGCGGAGCTGGGCGAATTAAAGGTACGGCCCTCTCGGCGCCTCGCTCGGAGCCCGGCGGGCGGCCGAGCCCGGGCGGCGGCCCCGGGGGGCGCGCAGGGCGCGGACGGCGGCGGGGACCGGCAGCTGGGGCCGGCGAGGCAGGGGCTGCGGCGGCTCGGGGGCGGGGCTGCGGGCCGCGGAGGGTGGGGCCGGGGGCCGCCGGGGGCCGCGGCGCGGGGCGGGACGCGGGCGGCGGTGGCCGGCGGCTAGGGGTGGTCTGGGTGGAGCCGGCCGCGGTGCCGCGCAGGCTGGGGGCCGGGGACGCGCGGCGAGGGCGGAGGGCGGAGGGCGGCCTGGGGGCGGGGCCAGGCGGGGGGCCGCGCGCGCCTCCGGGAGGCGGCCGCCGGGGGGCGCCGCGCGCCGAGCCTCGCGCCTGGGGCTGAGCGGGACGTCCGGACCTGCCCAGCCCCGGTCCTGGGCAGCCGGGGCGGGAGGAGGGCAGGCCCCGGCCGAGCCGGGGAGAAGGAGACCCTCGGAGGCGTGGGATGGGGAGGAGGGCGGAACAAAGTTTGCCATCGCGTTCCCCAGAGGGGGTCCGGCACGGCGCCTGGGGTGAGGGGACCAGTGGGGAGGGCTGGCGCGCAGGGCCCGCCCCCGCCTGTGAGTCTCGGAGGCCCCCCGACGCGGGTCTCGTAAGGAGAGCACCTGCGCCCACCACCGCGCAGACCCTTCAGGTAACCCGTCTGCGGCCCTCTCGGCGCCTGGACGCCGGTTCCCCTGCTGCCCGGCTCGGTTCCGCCCGAGACCCGCGGGCCGGCAGGTGTTCCCCCCGCCGAGCTGGGCTCCAGCCCTCGGGGAGAGCCCCCAGCTCCCGGCCGCCTGTCCCCGAGGGGGTGTGGGGGGCGGGCCTCTGTCCTCCCGGGAGGCCAGCAGGCGGCGTCCACAGGTGGTCCGCAGGGTACCTGGGCTGGTGATCCCCGTGAACCCTTCCCCCGCAGGCTTGATTCTGTTTCCCTCCCAGAGAACAGGAATGACGGAGGTGGCCACGTAATGATGCCAAGAAAGGACTTGGGGGACTTATGAGCAGTGAACTCTGACCGAAAACCCTGGCCATAAAGCCCCAGAGGCTTGGGGTCGTCGATACCTGGGGGGACTGaggtggcaggggagggaggagcagggtgcGCAGTGCTCCAGCCACTGGCCCTTTTCTCCTCTGTGGGCCTCCCGACCCTTATctgtcttctccctccttctcctgccTTCTGTCCTTTTCCCACGAGGCTGGGATGGGTCTGAAAGTCTGAGAAAGAGCAGAAGAGGAGATAAGCAGCTTAAAGGGGAGTCTAGGCTAGAGGCAGGGATGGAGTCCGAGGCCTTAGTGGCTAAGGCTGTCTGCCATCCTCTGCCGCCACCGTCCAGTTTCCAGGGGTGTGGAGAGGGTCGCTCTGGCTCTGGgaagaggtggtggtggtgaggctGAGCTGAGTGTTGCTGAGTGGACTGACACGTCCCTTGGGCCAGGACAGCTGCTTGGCAGTAATCTACTAGTTGTGAAGCACCCTTCCATTAACCCTGGAGGGAAGGCAGCCGGGTGCTCTTAGCTAACAGGCTTGTGCACGGTGGGATTCCCaagcttctctcttcttctcacAGCACATGGTGATGAGTTTCCGGGTATCTGAGCTGCAGGTGCTCCTTGGCTTTGCTGGCCGGAACAAGAGTGGACGGAAGCACGAACTCCTAGCCAAGGCCCTACACCTCCTCAAATCCAGCTGTGCCCCCAGTGTCCAGATGAAGATCAAAGAACTTTACCGCCGGCGCTTTCCCCGGAAGACCCTAGGGCCCTCTgatctctctctgctctctttgcCCCCTGGCACCTCTCCTGTAGGCTCCCCTGGCCCTCTGACTCCCATTCCCCCAGCCCTTTTGGCTCCTGGCACCCTTCTGGGCCCCAAGCGTGAGGTGGACTTGCATCCCCCTCTACCGCAGCCCGTGCACCCTGATGTCACCATGAAACCATTGCCCTTCTATGAAGTCTACGGGGAACTCATCCGGCCCACCACCCTTGGTATGGCTCTCTGTGATCCCTCAGTCTTCCTGGACTCCAGTGTAGGCTGGACTCCTTCCTTAGATTTCAGTTCTGTGGGATTAGAAATCTGGGATGGAAGCAACTTCTGTGGCTGCCTGTGCATGGACTTGGGAATAACTGCCCCTTTGTGTCCTTAGCATCCACTTCTAGCCAGCGGTTTGAGGAAGCGCACTTTACCTTTGCCCTCACACCTCAGCAAGTGCAGCAGATTCTTACGTCCAGGTACCTCTCTCTTAGTCCTCCTCCCTTATCCTTGGactctgccttctttcttttttgttctcctCCTTATTCATCCTCCTATACCTGCTTGTCTTTCATTTGTAtatttcttccctcttctctggACATCAGCTTTATCTCTGTCATTCACCCCTCCCTCTGGAGGCTGATACCTTTCTCCCTTTTACAGAGAGGTTCTGCCAGGGGCCAAATGTGATTATACCATACAGGTGCAGCTAAGGTGAGTTAATATTCCCTCTCTACCCTGCTGGGCTCCTAGTAGGGTGGGAGTGAAATAGGGGTTTGATAGATATTCTACCACTGTCCACTTgtcttctaattagttatacatgacagtagaatgcattttgacacattgtacacaaacagagcacaacttctccttcctctagccCTGGGACTTTTGGATGCTTAGGGCTATAGACAATCGTGATTGATTTTCTGAGGTTCCCTACCTCTCTGCCAGATTCAACTCCAGTAACTGCCTCCCACCTTTTATCTTTTGTCATCCCTCACCAGGTTCTGTCTCTGTGAGACCAGCTGCCCCCAGGAGGATTATTTTCCCCCCAACCTCTTTGTCAAGGTCAATGGGAAACTGTGCCCCCTTCCGGTAAATGCCTTTTCCATCTGCTGACAGTAACCCATTCCTGTTTTAGTTCAAAAATAACAACTATAAATCTATTATGAGAGAGAGATTTCCAGTACAGTGTCTgccacatagtaggcactcaatttATTGATAGAGTTGATATTCTTTAGAGAGTATTAAAATAGGACTGGAcatagtggcacaggcctataatcccagcagtttgggcagctgaggcaggaggatcacaagttcaaggccagcctcagcaacttagtgaagctctaagcaacttagtgagacctgtctcaaaaaaaaagaagaaaaaaaaaaaaaaaagggctggggatgtagctcagtggtaaagggcccctgggttctatccccgtattgcttgtgcatgtgtgtgtgcgcgcgcacgcacacacacacacacacacacacacacaaagggtgtgggggatgcagctcagtagaaTGGTATAATGCCCTTGGGTTATAtactgccaaaaagaaaaaagatacagcTAAACAAAAGTTCTATTTGGACTAGAGAAGTGACATTAGTTCAATCCAAAGGTTCAGggaagacttcttttttttgtgtggggtgggggtactggaggttgaacccaggggcactcaaccactgagccccatccccagcctattttgtattttatttagaggcaggtctcactggagttgcttagtgccttacttttgccgaggctggttttgaactcgtgatcctcctgcctcagcctctcaggctgctgggatgacaggtgtgcaccatggtgcctAGCAGGGAAGACTTAAAAGTCAAAGCCCTAGAGCTCTATGTAGAGGAAGTGAGGTATCCCTGTTCTTCCTCCTAAAGGACTTAGTGAGTGGGTTCGAACTTCCTTGGTCAGTAAGTAAGCTCTCCTTTCTTTCCAGGCATGAACCCCCTACACAGCCTTAGGTAATATCCCAGTTTTGTGTGTCACTGAATGGGTCATGAGTGAGCCGACCTCTCCCCCAGGTGGTCAGCAACCTGAGACAAGGTGTCTTTTGTTGTCACAGCAGAGCCCCTTCCCAGAGCCACCTCTCCACTGACCAGCTCCTCCCTTCCTCAGGGTTACCTTCCTCCCACCAAGAATGGGGCTGAACCTAAGAGGCCCAGCCGCCCCATCAACATCACACCACTGGCTCGACTCTCAGCCACTGTTCCCAACACCATTGTGGTTAATTGGTCATCTGAGTTTGGACGGGTGAGCAAAACTAAAACAGGGTGCCCGGAAAGGCCTACAGGAGATGAAGGGAAATCATCTCTGTTCTTCATGGGACAAaagagggtggtggtggtggtatgagAAGCCGAAGCTGATTTTCTCCCCCTGACTCCCTCCTCCAAGTAGAATTACTCCTTGTCTGTGTACCTGGTGAGGCAGCTGACTGCAGGGACCCTTCTACAGAAACTGAGAGCCAAGGGCATCCGCAACCCAGACCATTCTCGGGCCCTGAGTGAGTAGCACccttttcctcttcccctctGATTTGGACCTCAGTCTTCTTGGCCCTCCAGCCTTCATAATACCTTTCTTGTGAcaacttccttctcttttcacACAAACTCCAACTCTCTCCTGTACTCCCTACCAGTCTTCACGTTGAGAAGCCAGACCGTTCCCAGGATGGATGGGATCTGGTTCTCTGGACTAGAAAGCAGCTTCAGTTCCTTCTAGGTCATCTCTAATGTAGCCATGTTTAAACCACTTCAGGAATTGGGAAGTCTCTCCCTCACACCTAGCCTTTGTAACCCAGATCTCAAACCATCCACGTGACCAGTCCAGTGATCCCCAAAGACTCTCCACCCAGCTGCCTTAGCCAGGCATCTGCATCGGCCTTACCAGCCCTGGGGCTTCCTTCGCCTTACTGATCCTATGGCTCTGGCCTCACTCTTGTTTCAGTCAAGGAGAAATTGACGGCTGACCCCGACAGTGAGGTGGCTACTACGAGTCTCCGGGTGTCGCTCATGTGCCCGGTGGGTACaaggggagaagggaaaggggagggacgTCGGGCTGGACCTCTGCACTCTGAGGAGTGTTCTTTGGGAGTGAGAGTGAGGTTTTCTGGAATGAAACCAGAGTGAAGTCTCTGACTAGAAAGCTCTCTCCTCAGCTAGGGAAGATGCGCCTGACTGTCCCATGTCGTGCTCTCACCTGCGCCCACCTGCAGAGTTTCGATGCTGCCCTTTATCTACAGATGAATGAGAAGAAGCCAACATGGACATGTCCTGTGTGTGACAAGAAGGCTCCCTACGAATCTCTTATTATTGATGGGTAGggtcatttttcttcctcttagcTAGGCGTCCACCAGGACCCTCTTGACATAAATGGCTTAACTTCCTGTCACATGAACTCCCGCTCTCGCTCTGTCCCCTTTAGCTGTACATTCACAAATGTACATACATGCAGACATGCACGTGTGTGAGTGTGACAATATTAAGGAACATGTATGTATGAGGCCTAGTGCTGAGCACTTTGTGTGCCTTATCTCATTGAATCCTAATAACCCTGTGAGATAGGTACCATAGAGGAAATTGAGGCCTAGAGAGATCGAGTCTTGCTCGAGTTTATACTGTTAGTAGCGCAGTTATAACTGAACCAAATTGTTATAACATATTGCTTTAACAACTATCTCACCTTCCACTGAGCATAGCAATAAAGTTCATTTGAGGGTCTGGGTGTGCTAATccagttagatttttttttccttacaagcaaagaatattttatttcccacaagtaaagattttttttcataagcaaagaatttctttttcttagttaATCTTATCCATCTTCTAGAGTCTTCATATGGGTCTTGCTTGCAGTGTGTTTTTTGAGATGGTTTAAGGAGTTCTGTATCTCTTTTTCTATCTTGTTCCTAGATTATACCTAACAAGTGTTCAGATTGTATTTATGTTAAAACCTAACAGCAAAAGTTTGCAAAGTTCTTTTACATATATACTTACTTTGATTCCAACAGTGACTCAGAGGTCTAGTAGGGTGGacatccctattttacagatgaggaaactgagtcacaggaAGGTGAGTCACAGAACTGAGTACTGTGCAGCCATCTCCCGGGCCTCATAAACGCCCATCTTTCCCTTCCTCTAGTTTATTCATGGAGATTCTTAATTCCTGTTCGGATTGTGATGAGATCCAGTTCATGGAAGATGGATCCTGGTGCCCAATGAAACCCAAGAAGGAGGCATCTGAGGTTTGCCCCCCGCCAGGGTATGGGCTGGATGGTGAGTGACCCCTCGTCCCCCAACTGAGCTGAATCTCAGATGGCCCTTTTTCTAAGACAGTCTTCTTACCACCTACAGGCCTCCAATATAGCCCACTTCAAGAGGGAAATCCTTCAGAAAATAAGAAGAAGGTTGAAGTTATTGACTTGACAATAGAAAGCTCATCAGATGAGGAGGATCTGCCCCCAACCAAGAAGCACTGTCCTGTCACCTCAGCTGCCATCCCAACACTACCTGGAAGCAAAGGGTAAGAGAATCTACAGCAAAAGGGACAGTGGAAGACTCGGGAATGCTTTCTGATCAAACCCGGAGGCCGGGAAAGGTGGAGAGGGTAGAGGGGACCTGGGAAGTCGGCCTGGGGGACAGTGTGGTCCACTagctgccccagcccctgctttcctTACAGAGTCCTCACACCTGGTCACCAGCCCTCCTCGGTGCTACGGAGTCCTGCCATGGGCACCTTGGGCAGTGATTTCCTGTCTGGTCTCCCACTACCTGAGTACCCACCTGCCTTCCCCCTGGGGGCTGATATCCAAGGTATGACACTGAGGCACAGATGGGACCCTGCCCCTTTGCAAAGTCTCCTGGGTCTCCTCTGAGAAGCCACCATCCACAGAACTTGTCTTTTGGCAGTGAAGGGGTCAGATAGGAagttgattttgatttttcttttcctgccaggtttagatttattttcttttcttcagactGAGAGTCAGGTAAGTGGTTCCTTTCTCCATGAAGATCTGAGAGCTCTGAAGCTTCCTTTCTAGGCACTGAGGGCACCCTGATCTCTGCCACTGTCCCTGGGAACTCAGTCTTTTCTGTGAGGGAGGGAGGATAAAGGTAGCTATTTCCCGCTCTGCCCCACTAGTACTTCCTCAGATTCCTACATGTTTTCCTGGATCCTGTCACTGTACTTTGAGGGTTTTTAGTGTCGTTCCGCCCCTGCCTGCTCACCTTCTCACATCCTGTGCACTTCAAGCACTGGGTGTACCCCGCTGCCGCCCAGGCCCCACATTTCAGACACCTCAAGGCCAAGAACCTGGTGTGCTGGAGGCGCCGTCTCCAGGCAGCGCGAAAGGGAGGGGTGTGGGAGAGCAGGCAGAGCCACAGAGGTCCTACTTCTGGAGAAACAAGAGCCCTTGAAACCCACAGGGGCTCGTTGACCCCGTGGGACATTTCTGAGCTGACTTTGGGAGGTGGGAGAGTTGGGATAGACCCTAAACTGTGCCCTTGATTCCTCAGCACTATGGTCCTTCCGTCATCACCTCGCTAGATGAACAGGATGCCCTTGGCCACTTCTTCCAGTACCGGGGGACCCCTTCCCACTTCCTGGGTCCACTGGCCCCCACActggggagctcccaccgcagcTCCACTCCAGCACCCTCTCCTGGCCGTGTCAGCAGCATTGTGGCTCCTGGGGCGCCCTTGAGGGAGGGACATGGAGGACCTCTGCCTTCAGGCCCCTCTTTGACTGGCTGTCGGTCAGATATCATTTCCCTGGACTGAGTTCCTTGGATTCTGGAACCTTCACTGTCCTCCAACACTGAGCAAATATGCTGTGtggacccccagcccctggccactCTCATCCCTCGGGGGCTGTGGCCAAAGGCCACACAGACCTTCAAGGACACCTACTTTGGCCTCATCTCTGCCTAACAAAGCCAGCAGCAAAAGGTCAATATTCAGCTTCTTTTAAAGGACACTGGGGACTGTTCTTTAGATGGTGGCACGTTCCTTTGCTGTGTTAACCTAGGCAGTGGGGAGCAGATGAGATGGGGTGGCAGTTGGGGAAGGGTTGGAGGCTCCTGGGGAAGGGGCCTTTGTTTTTTGTCTGTGAGATGCCCTCTCCGTCCCCCAAGCCCAACCATTCATACTTTTCATGTCCATTCCGTTCCCTTTGGCCACACAGGTGGCAGGAAAGACAGGCAGTTTCAGAGATGGACAAAAAACCTCTATTTTGTGTTGTGGATTTTTTTGTACATAAACAGAAAACTCCCAAATACTCCAAAGATGACTTTCCTGCCCCTACTTCCCAGTTTGACTGAGTAGGAGAGAGGCCTTAAGTCAAGATCCCCAGGGTTTGAGAACAGGGAGGGCCCAGCGACTGCCTGGGTCCctctctatttatatatttaagttcACAGCGGGTCTGAACACTGACCAGCCTGGGGCCTGTGCCTCTCGAGGCCATGGCCCTGGGCTTCGCCCTGGCTCATTTTGCACCTTTCCTGGCAGGTGGGAGGACCCTTGTGCCCTCCTtcccaatctcttttctctggctCCTCAAGGGCCTGGAACCTATgttgtaattttactttttactttcagATTGTAGCAAAGTTCTCACCCTAATAAAGGTTGTGAATGTTCTGAGTGTCATGGAGGTGGGCTAGGGAGGGGGTGGGCACTTCACTTTCCATATCCCTGGGTTGGGGGAAGAGGGTCCACGTTCCATTCTTCCTTTGATGCCCTACATCCACGTAAGCTCCACTTTCACCTGATGGCGTGTTACTCTGAGGACTTCAAGAGCAGTTATTATTTATCCCTTCCTCTCCTGCATGCCCATAAGAACCCTAGACCATTCCAGCCCCAATGCCGCGGAGCCCTCAAGTCGTTCCTCATCTTTACCTGTGCAGATGTTGCAGCCATAGCCGGAGGGCAAACTTGGTTCCAGTGCTGATCCTCTCCTTGTCCTCCTTTGTGGTTGGGGTTGTCCACAGCAGTATGGACATGGGACCAGAGGTTGGGCTCCTCCATCCTCTAGTTCTACTGCACTGCAGTGTGACAGCTCTTGTCTGAGTTGTCCCTTAGAGCTTAGAAaggactactttttttttttaatttttagatgttgatggacctttattttgttcatttatttgtatatggtgcagagaatcgaacccagagcctcacacatgctaggcaagtgctctgccactgagccacaaccccagcccctagaaaaaAACTTCTTTATGTTAGGTCATGTTAGGTGGTTGGGTATTAATCTCATTTTACAGAAAGGCAAGAGGTTCAAGGAGGGTGCCCTTAGTTGAGGGTCAAACTTAGGTCCTCATTTCTAGCCAGTTTGAGTAAGAACCCTTGGAGTTTGATCTCATGTATCTCTCAATCATCAGTGAACCAACTCACTCCCTAAATCTTCTCTACACCACAAAATTCCATTctaaagaaaagaagggaactgAGTTTCTCAGTGTGTAAGTGCTGTTATGTTGGAGGCTAAGGAAGAAGCTCTCACAGGATAGAGGATGGGAGGTCCTGAGGGAGATCTCTGGGTGTTTCTGTCCTATCCAGCCCGGTCCTGGCCTCCTGGCCGTGGCACCCACTGCAGCTGCTGTATCTGGTTCCAGCCACATAAAGGCGCTCACTTCACTTGGGTTTGGTTAGATCCGGACCTGGGATTAGACATGTTGATTTCCTTAGCCATGGCCTCTCCCTGGCCTGTTCTGAGCACAGCAGACCCACAGGTGGAATGGAGAGAGACATGGGGCAGGGGCAAGAGGGATGCTACTGGTTGTTCTTGTTTCTCCCTCCTCCCAATCCTTAAGCACACTCAGTTGGAACCATGTTGGTTGGGTTCCCTTGAGTCTTAAGTTCCATTTTCTTCCTCCACTGCCAGACCTACCTGCAGCTGCTGCCCTGACTCCTGGGAGATCACAGGTGGATAAAGAatgatgtgatggtatttggGGAAACCCCAGCTCTCCTAGGATAGGCAGACTAAGAAGAAGACAGCCAAAGTGAGAAATTCCTGTTTTTGAGACTTCATAAGTATAGTTGTAGGATGAAACCAAATGCTGGCTAGAAGCTGAGAAAGTGGATAATGTGGTGCGGGagggacatggggagggttgTCGTGGCTTGAGGACTCCAGTCTACCCACACTTCACCGGTTCCCCAGTGCCCAAGGCAGGTAGAGGCTATTCTGTGGACTTTGGGGGTCGTTGAGGTCTCAGTTAAATAGGAAGGACCTCTTCCGGGGCCCTGTCTCAGCTCCCATAATCCCAACGACCCGACCCGAGACAAGTGGCCCTGGGGCAGCTGTAGTCCAGTCTCCT
This region of Ictidomys tridecemlineatus isolate mIctTri1 chromosome 11, mIctTri1.hap1, whole genome shotgun sequence genomic DNA includes:
- the Pias3 gene encoding E3 SUMO-protein ligase PIAS3 isoform X3, whose amino-acid sequence is MGRRAEQSLPSRSPEGVRHGAWGEGTSGEGWRAGPAPACESRRPPDAGLVRRAPAPTTAQTLQHMVMSFRVSELQVLLGFAGRNKSGRKHELLAKALHLLKSSCAPSVQMKIKELYRRRFPRKTLGPSDLSLLSLPPGTSPVGSPGPLTPIPPALLAPGTLLGPKREVDLHPPLPQPVHPDVTMKPLPFYEVYGELIRPTTLASTSSQRFEEAHFTFALTPQQVQQILTSREVLPGAKCDYTIQVQLRFCLCETSCPQEDYFPPNLFVKVNGKLCPLPGYLPPTKNGAEPKRPSRPINITPLARLSATVPNTIVVNWSSEFGRNYSLSVYLVRQLTAGTLLQKLRAKGIRNPDHSRALIKEKLTADPDSEVATTSLRVSLMCPLGKMRLTVPCRALTCAHLQSFDAALYLQMNEKKPTWTCPVCDKKAPYESLIIDGLFMEILNSCSDCDEIQFMEDGSWCPMKPKKEASEVCPPPGYGLDGLQYSPLQEGNPSENKKKVEVIDLTIESSSDEEDLPPTKKHCPVTSAAIPTLPGSKGVLTPGHQPSSVLRSPAMGTLGSDFLSGLPLPEYPPAFPLGADIQALWSFRHHLAR
- the Pias3 gene encoding E3 SUMO-protein ligase PIAS3 isoform X2 produces the protein MAELGELKHMVMSFRVSELQVLLGFAGRNKSGRKHELLAKALHLLKSSCAPSVQMKIKELYRRRFPRKTLGPSDLSLLSLPPGTSPVGSPGPLTPIPPALLAPGTLLGPKREVDLHPPLPQPVHPDVTMKPLPFYEVYGELIRPTTLASTSSQRFEEAHFTFALTPQQVQQILTSREVLPGAKCDYTIQVQLRFCLCETSCPQEDYFPPNLFVKVNGKLCPLPGYLPPTKNGAEPKRPSRPINITPLARLSATVPNTIVVNWSSEFGRNYSLSVYLVRQLTAGTLLQKLRAKGIRNPDHSRALIKEKLTADPDSEVATTSLRVSLMCPLGKMRLTVPCRALTCAHLQSFDAALYLQMNEKKPTWTCPVCDKKAPYESLIIDGLFMEILNSCSDCDEIQFMEDGSWCPMKPKKEASEVCPPPGYGLDGLQYSPLQEGNPSENKKKVEVIDLTIESSSDEEDLPPTKKHCPVTSAAIPTLPGSKGVLTPGHQPSSVLRSPAMGTLGSDFLSGLPLPEYPPAFPLGADIQGLDLFSFLQTESQHYGPSVITSLDEQDALGHFFQYRGTPSHFLGPLAPTLGSSHRSSTPAPSPGRVSSIVAPGAPLREGHGGPLPSGPSLTGCRSDIISLD
- the Pias3 gene encoding E3 SUMO-protein ligase PIAS3 isoform X1, which encodes MGRRAEQSLPSRSPEGVRHGAWGEGTSGEGWRAGPAPACESRRPPDAGLVRRAPAPTTAQTLQHMVMSFRVSELQVLLGFAGRNKSGRKHELLAKALHLLKSSCAPSVQMKIKELYRRRFPRKTLGPSDLSLLSLPPGTSPVGSPGPLTPIPPALLAPGTLLGPKREVDLHPPLPQPVHPDVTMKPLPFYEVYGELIRPTTLASTSSQRFEEAHFTFALTPQQVQQILTSREVLPGAKCDYTIQVQLRFCLCETSCPQEDYFPPNLFVKVNGKLCPLPGYLPPTKNGAEPKRPSRPINITPLARLSATVPNTIVVNWSSEFGRNYSLSVYLVRQLTAGTLLQKLRAKGIRNPDHSRALIKEKLTADPDSEVATTSLRVSLMCPLGKMRLTVPCRALTCAHLQSFDAALYLQMNEKKPTWTCPVCDKKAPYESLIIDGLFMEILNSCSDCDEIQFMEDGSWCPMKPKKEASEVCPPPGYGLDGLQYSPLQEGNPSENKKKVEVIDLTIESSSDEEDLPPTKKHCPVTSAAIPTLPGSKGVLTPGHQPSSVLRSPAMGTLGSDFLSGLPLPEYPPAFPLGADIQGLDLFSFLQTESQHYGPSVITSLDEQDALGHFFQYRGTPSHFLGPLAPTLGSSHRSSTPAPSPGRVSSIVAPGAPLREGHGGPLPSGPSLTGCRSDIISLD
- the Pias3 gene encoding E3 SUMO-protein ligase PIAS3 isoform X4, which encodes MVMSFRVSELQVLLGFAGRNKSGRKHELLAKALHLLKSSCAPSVQMKIKELYRRRFPRKTLGPSDLSLLSLPPGTSPVGSPGPLTPIPPALLAPGTLLGPKREVDLHPPLPQPVHPDVTMKPLPFYEVYGELIRPTTLASTSSQRFEEAHFTFALTPQQVQQILTSREVLPGAKCDYTIQVQLRFCLCETSCPQEDYFPPNLFVKVNGKLCPLPGYLPPTKNGAEPKRPSRPINITPLARLSATVPNTIVVNWSSEFGRNYSLSVYLVRQLTAGTLLQKLRAKGIRNPDHSRALIKEKLTADPDSEVATTSLRVSLMCPLGKMRLTVPCRALTCAHLQSFDAALYLQMNEKKPTWTCPVCDKKAPYESLIIDGLFMEILNSCSDCDEIQFMEDGSWCPMKPKKEASEVCPPPGYGLDGLQYSPLQEGNPSENKKKVEVIDLTIESSSDEEDLPPTKKHCPVTSAAIPTLPGSKGVLTPGHQPSSVLRSPAMGTLGSDFLSGLPLPEYPPAFPLGADIQGLDLFSFLQTESQHYGPSVITSLDEQDALGHFFQYRGTPSHFLGPLAPTLGSSHRSSTPAPSPGRVSSIVAPGAPLREGHGGPLPSGPSLTGCRSDIISLD